The Spirosoma radiotolerans genome has a window encoding:
- the porN gene encoding type IX secretion system ring subunit PorN/GldN: MTQNRTIGYAGVLAVAALALAGGEALAQEKANTGVNANSVRAINENDIMMKKTLWRRIDLKEKQNQSMFSKNNEISKYLIEAVKAGLIDAYTNDSCTTKISADKFHENMLIPNTGGGLSAEEKAAGFTEDGKTAGADDGWGGPAKDKKKPADDGWGTPKKAAAQPADDGWGAPKKKSVASTKKGKKGKVVAPPVVEEVKKDTVAAAAPAFSGDEYFPKELNILEVKEDWIFDRKRSRLYYDMQTVTLLLPADKNQAGYEKPIASFKYKDLDKLFRSDPKKFIWYNPQNQAQHKNLADAFDLRLFYGRITKVANPGDTDLVGMYGDREGLLKSYQTEYELMETEHGLWEY; the protein is encoded by the coding sequence ATGACACAAAATAGAACGATAGGATATGCTGGTGTGCTAGCCGTAGCTGCGCTGGCGCTGGCAGGAGGGGAGGCCCTGGCTCAGGAAAAGGCGAACACTGGCGTAAACGCAAATTCTGTTCGTGCCATTAATGAGAATGACATCATGATGAAGAAGACCCTTTGGCGTCGGATTGACCTGAAGGAGAAACAAAATCAATCGATGTTCTCGAAGAATAACGAGATCTCCAAATATTTGATAGAGGCTGTGAAAGCTGGCTTGATAGATGCCTACACGAATGATTCGTGTACGACAAAAATATCAGCGGATAAATTTCACGAAAACATGCTGATTCCTAACACCGGTGGCGGCTTATCTGCAGAGGAAAAAGCAGCTGGCTTTACGGAAGATGGTAAAACAGCTGGTGCTGACGATGGCTGGGGCGGTCCTGCCAAAGACAAGAAAAAGCCAGCTGATGACGGTTGGGGAACGCCTAAAAAAGCAGCTGCTCAACCAGCGGATGATGGCTGGGGAGCGCCGAAGAAAAAATCGGTAGCCAGTACTAAGAAAGGTAAGAAAGGTAAAGTTGTCGCTCCTCCAGTTGTTGAAGAAGTGAAGAAGGATACGGTTGCCGCAGCTGCACCGGCCTTCTCTGGGGATGAATATTTTCCTAAAGAATTAAATATTCTTGAAGTAAAGGAAGACTGGATTTTTGACCGCAAACGGTCACGTTTGTATTACGATATGCAAACGGTGACCCTGCTGTTACCCGCCGATAAAAACCAGGCTGGTTACGAAAAACCAATTGCTTCGTTCAAGTATAAAGACCTGGATAAGCTGTTTCGTAGTGATCCGAAGAAATTCATCTGGTATAACCCGCAAAATCAGGCCCAGCACAAAAACCTGGCCGACGCATTCGACTTACGGTTATTCTACGGTCGGATTACGAAAGTAGCTAACCCGGGTGATACGGATCTTGTCGGTATGTACGGTGACCGCGAAGGCTTGCTGAAATCCTATCAGACAGAATACGAATTAATGGAAACCGAGCACGGTCTGTGGGAATATTAA
- the porM gene encoding type IX secretion system motor protein PorM/GldM, whose product MAGTKETPRQKMIGMMYLVLTALLALQVTSAILEKFVLINNSLEQSIGAVSKVNQSTFDNIRATVEKSGNRAADLAIVKQADEVRKLTAEMSGELDKLKDQIVTTSGGRDESGNIKNLSEEESVAQLMIGTNRNGAAFKLKDQLNNYTENLSRLSGNKYAPMALDGKDDPIASLSPDQKRKDFAELNFAQTPVPAALAVISQKQADVRRLEGEVLDVLASKVGAQDVKFDKIIAMLSMDSKVVVAGTKFKGQMFLAASSSGIQPRMSLNGGAVRVQDGQGLIEFTAQGGAYDKNGLARRTLTGSIAYQTAAGLKTVPLSAEYYVAKPSYQIETGTMPPLYLGCANKLSIQSPQLGALWNPSFSADGASVVSSGEKGKITVVPSSANVSLNISNSGSLLGTERFRVNKVPRPTLEVFVGGTRANDPRGVPVSSARSVRIQAVPDPSFAAYSPDDAKFRTSSSTVSLVRGTKRVQFVTVGPGGGSIASLAAEAQPGDRLVIQIEGVQRQNFRGEVSDVPMGNTLVQVSLY is encoded by the coding sequence ATGGCAGGCACAAAAGAGACACCCCGTCAGAAGATGATCGGGATGATGTATCTGGTTTTGACCGCATTACTGGCTCTGCAAGTCACGTCGGCCATTCTGGAAAAATTCGTTTTAATTAACAATAGTCTGGAGCAGTCGATCGGCGCTGTCAGCAAGGTAAACCAATCTACATTTGATAACATCCGGGCAACTGTTGAAAAATCTGGTAACCGGGCTGCGGATTTAGCTATCGTTAAGCAAGCCGATGAAGTACGCAAGTTGACCGCTGAGATGAGTGGCGAACTTGATAAGCTTAAAGACCAGATTGTAACGACGAGTGGTGGCCGTGACGAATCCGGTAACATCAAAAATCTAAGCGAAGAGGAATCAGTAGCTCAACTCATGATCGGTACTAACCGGAATGGAGCTGCCTTCAAGCTAAAAGATCAACTAAATAATTATACTGAAAACCTTTCCCGGCTTTCAGGAAATAAGTATGCCCCAATGGCGCTTGATGGCAAGGATGATCCCATTGCCAGTCTTTCTCCAGATCAGAAGAGAAAAGATTTCGCTGAATTAAACTTTGCTCAAACTCCCGTACCAGCTGCCTTAGCCGTGATAAGCCAGAAGCAGGCCGACGTTCGTCGTCTCGAAGGTGAAGTGCTGGACGTGCTTGCCAGTAAGGTTGGTGCGCAGGACGTTAAGTTTGATAAGATCATTGCGATGCTAAGCATGGACTCGAAGGTTGTTGTGGCGGGTACGAAGTTTAAAGGCCAAATGTTTCTGGCTGCTTCATCATCGGGCATTCAGCCCCGGATGAGTCTGAATGGTGGAGCCGTTCGGGTTCAGGATGGACAAGGTCTTATTGAGTTCACCGCTCAGGGTGGTGCTTACGATAAAAATGGCCTGGCGCGCCGGACACTGACTGGATCGATCGCTTACCAGACGGCAGCCGGTTTGAAAACGGTTCCTCTGTCGGCTGAATATTATGTCGCGAAGCCATCTTATCAGATCGAGACGGGTACAATGCCTCCTTTGTATCTGGGTTGCGCTAACAAGCTTAGCATTCAAAGTCCGCAGTTAGGTGCTTTATGGAATCCAAGTTTCTCTGCTGATGGTGCTTCAGTTGTATCATCAGGAGAAAAAGGAAAGATCACAGTTGTGCCAAGTTCAGCGAACGTATCATTGAACATCAGTAACTCAGGAAGTTTACTGGGTACCGAGCGTTTCCGGGTCAATAAGGTACCTAGGCCAACCTTAGAAGTTTTTGTTGGTGGTACTCGCGCCAATGATCCACGCGGGGTTCCTGTATCATCGGCACGCAGTGTACGGATTCAGGCCGTTCCTGATCCTAGCTTTGCGGCTTACTCTCCTGATGATGCTAAATTTCGTACAAGTAGCTCTACTGTGTCGCTGGTACGTGGTACCAAACGGGTTCAATTCGTAACCGTTGGTCCTGGAGGTGGTTCTATTGCTTCGTTAGCTGCTGAAGCACAGCCTGGTGACCGACTCGTTATTCAAATTGAAGGCGTACAGCGTCAAAACTTCAGAGGTGAAGTTAGTGACGTACCAATGGGTAATACACTGGTACAGGTTTCGCTCTATTGA
- the porL gene encoding type IX secretion system motor protein PorL/GldL → MAAAKSSSFFWDRLVPTIYSAGAAVVIAGAWAKITHNEQFGWLLTAGLLTEVVIFILYAVQSFTMPATADDGYAWERVYPELADDYKGEARKPAPQANGLTGNMDQMLAQAKVTPDVFERLGSGFRNLNETVSKLTDLTDATVATNDYARNVKSASNSIGEMNKSYGTAITAMNSMADATTDAKDYRDQFQKVTKNMGALNAVYELELQDTNKHLKAMNAFYGSLSAAMENMSDASRDTQQFKNELAKLTGNLASLNGVYGSMLTAMRGN, encoded by the coding sequence ATGGCAGCAGCAAAGTCATCAAGTTTTTTTTGGGATCGTTTAGTACCAACCATTTATAGTGCCGGAGCGGCCGTCGTAATCGCCGGAGCTTGGGCCAAAATTACCCACAATGAACAATTCGGTTGGCTCTTAACCGCCGGCCTTTTAACGGAAGTAGTAATCTTTATTTTGTATGCTGTTCAGAGTTTTACAATGCCTGCTACAGCGGACGACGGTTATGCCTGGGAACGTGTTTATCCAGAATTGGCTGATGACTACAAAGGAGAAGCCCGCAAACCTGCACCGCAGGCAAATGGTCTGACCGGAAACATGGATCAGATGTTGGCACAAGCGAAAGTGACACCAGACGTATTCGAACGGCTAGGCTCAGGGTTCCGCAATTTGAACGAGACGGTGTCGAAGTTAACCGATCTTACCGATGCCACCGTTGCGACCAACGATTACGCCCGCAACGTTAAATCGGCGTCTAACTCGATTGGGGAAATGAATAAGTCATACGGTACGGCAATCACCGCAATGAACTCAATGGCGGATGCCACAACAGACGCTAAAGATTACCGTGATCAGTTCCAGAAAGTAACTAAGAATATGGGCGCTTTAAATGCCGTATACGAACTGGAGTTACAGGATACCAACAAGCATTTGAAGGCAATGAACGCTTTTTATGGTAGCTTGTCTGCTGCCATGGAGAACATGAGTGACGCGAGCCGGGATACACAGCAGTTTAAAAACGAACTGGCTAAATTAACGGGTAATCTAGCCTCACTAAATGGCGTTTATGGCAGCATGTTGACAGCCATGCGTGGCAACTAA
- the porK gene encoding T9SS ring complex lipoprotein PorK/GldK, which yields MMKYNWLTVNATRLVMGAAVVLLMQGCGFLKSKFGGSGGKGGEVGITNGEITATGRKGWKQPTPFGMVLVPSGSFIMGQADEDVAATQINMNRQVTISSFYMDDAEISNHEYRQYVNALLADSVSTLGEEEIMSKYYPDTTVWKNDFTYHNGDPMLEHYYGHPAFDTYPVVGVSWIAAKHFCKWRTNTLDDFRTKDGGYKSFGFRLPSEAEWEWAARGGKNGAKYPWGNPYVANGKGCYLANFKPQRGNFDADGYPYTAPATAYNPNDYGLYNMAGNVAEWCRDAYADNTNAIVWDMNPDNQNADEPRKVVRGGSWKDIAYYLETGTRYYEYEDQKRSYIGFRCVMDNLEGRTASGRVGGGGKSKAPKKASAKKA from the coding sequence ATGATGAAGTATAACTGGTTAACAGTCAACGCAACCCGGTTAGTGATGGGCGCAGCAGTAGTACTGCTTATGCAAGGTTGTGGCTTTCTGAAGTCAAAATTTGGCGGTAGTGGTGGTAAAGGAGGAGAAGTAGGCATTACAAACGGTGAGATCACAGCTACCGGGCGTAAAGGCTGGAAACAACCAACCCCCTTTGGCATGGTGCTGGTACCCTCAGGTTCGTTTATTATGGGGCAGGCAGATGAAGATGTAGCCGCCACACAAATCAACATGAACCGGCAGGTTACAATTAGTTCGTTTTATATGGACGATGCTGAAATCTCGAATCACGAGTATCGGCAATATGTAAATGCCCTGCTGGCTGACTCCGTTTCGACATTGGGCGAAGAGGAGATAATGTCAAAATACTACCCCGATACAACGGTATGGAAAAACGACTTTACTTATCACAACGGTGATCCGATGCTTGAGCATTATTATGGACACCCGGCTTTCGATACGTATCCTGTCGTTGGTGTAAGTTGGATAGCTGCCAAGCATTTCTGTAAGTGGCGCACCAATACACTCGATGATTTCCGGACAAAAGATGGTGGCTATAAATCGTTTGGTTTCCGGCTCCCATCGGAGGCTGAGTGGGAGTGGGCTGCACGGGGTGGTAAAAACGGCGCGAAATATCCATGGGGTAACCCGTACGTAGCGAATGGTAAAGGTTGTTACCTCGCTAACTTTAAACCCCAACGCGGTAATTTTGATGCAGATGGTTATCCGTATACAGCTCCGGCAACCGCCTACAATCCAAACGATTACGGGCTGTATAACATGGCGGGTAACGTAGCTGAATGGTGCCGTGATGCTTATGCTGACAATACCAATGCCATTGTTTGGGATATGAACCCGGACAACCAGAATGCCGACGAACCACGGAAAGTCGTTCGTGGTGGTTCCTGGAAAGACATTGCCTACTATCTGGAAACAGGTACTCGTTACTATGAATACGAAGATCAGAAGCGCTCTTATATTGGTTTCCGGTGTGTAATGGATAACCTGGAAGGACGTACGGCTTCTGGACGAGTTGGCGGTGGCGGTAAGAGCAAAGCGCCTAAGAAAGCTTCGGCCAAAAAGGCTTAA
- a CDS encoding PorP/SprF family type IX secretion system membrane protein codes for MIRTLYVFAFILLTIVAPTAFAQQDPQFSLYMYNPLYYNPAAAGSEGVSRIQITQRTQYLGYQTSGTGDESAAQSTQMLSFNMPLASIKSGIGIYALNDKYGPSINQAVQLSYAYRLALKSGTLSIGVQAGMFNRGYDFNQFRPGDPGDPLLPSGRINQFKPDIGAGVYYNTTDYWLGVSMTHLNKAKYSYVADRLTDPSDSKAYLTAGYRLGMGYNIDLQPSILVQYSTAAGLPGSTVALNLLGTYDNRIWAGLGYRLKDAIMVTAGINLMRNNALRVGYALDIVTSGSQVKSPTSHEILLSYALPAPDARKKPIIRTPRFRY; via the coding sequence ATGATTCGCACACTCTACGTTTTTGCTTTTATCCTGCTAACGATTGTTGCTCCAACCGCCTTTGCTCAGCAGGACCCGCAATTTAGCTTGTACATGTATAATCCGCTCTATTACAACCCAGCCGCGGCCGGGTCGGAGGGGGTATCGCGTATTCAAATCACGCAACGGACACAATATCTGGGTTATCAGACCAGCGGTACTGGCGACGAGAGTGCTGCGCAAAGCACACAAATGCTGTCGTTCAATATGCCACTCGCCAGCATTAAAAGTGGCATTGGGATTTATGCGTTGAATGATAAATACGGGCCCTCTATTAATCAGGCAGTGCAGCTATCGTATGCTTATCGACTTGCTCTGAAAAGTGGGACGTTGTCGATAGGCGTTCAGGCCGGTATGTTTAATCGGGGATATGATTTTAACCAATTTCGTCCCGGTGATCCGGGTGACCCATTGCTACCTAGCGGCCGAATCAATCAATTTAAACCAGACATTGGCGCAGGCGTATATTATAATACGACCGATTACTGGCTGGGTGTAAGTATGACACACTTAAACAAGGCCAAATACAGTTATGTAGCTGATCGGTTAACCGACCCTTCCGACAGTAAGGCGTATCTAACGGCAGGTTACAGGCTTGGAATGGGGTACAATATTGATTTACAACCATCGATTTTAGTACAGTACAGTACAGCTGCTGGCCTTCCAGGATCTACAGTTGCGCTAAATCTGCTAGGAACGTATGACAATCGGATATGGGCGGGGCTGGGATATCGGTTGAAAGACGCTATTATGGTCACCGCAGGAATAAACTTAATGCGGAACAACGCGTTGAGAGTTGGATACGCATTGGATATTGTGACGAGTGGCAGCCAGGTAAAAAGCCCGACATCACACGAAATTCTTTTATCGTATGCATTGCCTGCACCGGATGCTCGTAAAAAGCCTATTATTAGGACACCACGTTTCCGCTACTAG
- a CDS encoding uroporphyrinogen-III synthase: MNEPSMQSTENRLTKVNRMLVTQSRPADEKSPYFDLVSKYNLQIDFRPFIQIQGESFKDFRRQKINILAHTAIIFTSRNAIDHFFRICQEGRVEVPADMKYFCISEQTANYLQKYIVIRKRKIFNGTKTASELFDLIKKHKNEKFLFPCSNIRRNDIPEFMDTSGLHFTEAVMYDTVPTDLSDLDIQSYDIIAFFSPSGVSSLLSNFPNFNQNGTRMAAFGPTTAKAIKEAGLTLDIEAPLPNAPSMTGALDLYLKKANNQ; encoded by the coding sequence ATGAACGAACCCAGCATGCAATCCACCGAAAACCGGCTCACGAAAGTAAACCGGATGTTAGTGACCCAATCCCGACCAGCCGACGAGAAATCTCCTTATTTTGATTTAGTTAGCAAGTACAACCTTCAAATCGATTTTCGGCCTTTTATTCAGATTCAGGGCGAGTCGTTCAAGGATTTTCGGCGTCAGAAGATTAATATATTAGCGCATACGGCCATTATTTTTACCAGCCGGAATGCTATTGATCATTTTTTCCGGATCTGCCAGGAAGGTCGCGTTGAGGTGCCTGCCGATATGAAGTACTTTTGTATTTCGGAGCAAACGGCCAACTACCTTCAGAAATACATCGTCATCCGGAAGCGCAAAATCTTCAACGGTACCAAGACAGCTTCCGAATTATTTGATTTGATCAAGAAACACAAGAACGAAAAGTTTCTGTTTCCCTGTTCAAACATCCGTCGGAATGATATTCCGGAATTTATGGATACAAGTGGTCTTCACTTTACGGAGGCCGTCATGTACGATACCGTACCCACCGATTTATCGGACCTCGATATTCAGAGTTACGATATAATCGCCTTCTTTAGTCCATCGGGTGTCAGTTCGCTGTTGAGCAATTTTCCGAACTTTAATCAGAATGGCACTCGCATGGCTGCGTTCGGCCCAACAACGGCCAAAGCAATCAAAGAGGCAGGCCTAACGCTCGATATTGAAGCGCCATTGCCGAATGCGCCGTCCATGACAGGTGCCCTGGACCTGTATCTAAAAAAGGCTAACAATCAATAA
- a CDS encoding DUF4271 domain-containing protein: MKERKNERVAILRWNFSLIAPFHSFAFSISVASLVHSFALSLFLFFPATAQPRVTGVGPEGRYYPVHDFRDDFQVYDEGAKAYIPYILEQHAGQTALSAYVDLESNRHYSLLISTRRDGYLFINAALKRKLIADRWEVLSIDSLFRVYRQPEIFLTIYGAPGLDDKRVFIGYPKSATQKQVVLGDDNLSVRPRPQTIYDNFLSLGLLFLLATHACLFALYHRAFLRFYSLQDLISFRAQEESFLINRPLSSTNLLFTLNLGFVIGYLIIFVQSRNLDVFASRTLLLGEQHFGWLIGEFFLVSGVAFLSLIGKYVLLEVMGGLYKLQDIIHVHYFKIIQSSLLFFTALALLLSIIQFNAPMLPWVPNMLLLPLIGFYLGRLFLLYLVIRSLEPIKNLYLFSYLCIVELIPLIIGLRFAL; encoded by the coding sequence GTGAAAGAGCGAAAGAATGAAAGAGTGGCTATACTGAGGTGGAATTTTAGCCTCATCGCACCCTTTCATTCTTTCGCTTTTTCTATATCCGTCGCGTCACTCGTTCACTCATTCGCTCTTTCGCTTTTTCTCTTTTTCCCCGCCACTGCCCAGCCCCGCGTTACGGGCGTTGGCCCCGAAGGACGGTATTATCCTGTTCACGATTTTCGCGACGATTTTCAGGTGTATGATGAAGGAGCTAAAGCGTACATTCCATACATACTTGAGCAACACGCAGGTCAGACGGCCTTAAGCGCCTACGTTGATCTGGAAAGCAACCGACATTATAGCTTGCTGATTTCTACCCGACGGGACGGGTATTTATTCATCAATGCTGCGCTCAAGCGCAAACTTATCGCCGACCGGTGGGAGGTTCTCAGCATTGATAGTTTATTCAGAGTGTATCGTCAACCGGAAATTTTCCTCACAATTTATGGGGCGCCCGGTCTAGATGACAAGCGGGTATTTATTGGCTATCCCAAGTCGGCTACCCAGAAACAGGTTGTGCTGGGGGACGACAATCTGAGCGTTCGGCCTCGTCCACAAACGATCTACGATAATTTTCTGAGCCTCGGTCTGTTGTTTTTGCTAGCCACCCATGCCTGTCTGTTTGCCCTTTATCACCGGGCTTTTCTGCGGTTTTACAGCTTGCAGGATCTGATCTCTTTTCGAGCGCAGGAAGAGTCATTTCTTATTAACAGACCGTTGAGTAGCACGAACCTGCTGTTCACGCTCAACCTCGGCTTCGTTATTGGGTACCTGATCATATTCGTACAAAGCCGCAACCTCGATGTTTTTGCTTCACGCACCTTACTGCTTGGCGAACAGCATTTTGGCTGGCTCATTGGTGAGTTCTTTCTGGTCAGTGGCGTAGCTTTTTTAAGCCTCATCGGGAAATATGTTTTGCTGGAAGTGATGGGCGGTTTATACAAACTACAGGACATAATTCATGTTCATTACTTCAAGATAATACAGTCGTCGTTGTTGTTTTTTACGGCGCTGGCGCTCCTGTTGTCCATCATTCAGTTCAATGCGCCCATGTTACCATGGGTGCCCAACATGCTGCTTTTACCCTTGATTGGGTTCTATCTGGGCCGTCTATTCCTGCTTTACCTTGTGATCCGAAGCCTTGAACCTATCAAGAATCTTTATTTATTTTCGTACCTTTGCATCGTTGAATTGATTCCACTCATAATCGGTTTGCGCTTCGCGCTTTGA
- the sucD gene encoding succinate--CoA ligase subunit alpha: MSVLVNKDSKVIVQGFTGSEGSFHAQQMIEYGTNVVGGVTPGKGGQTHLDRPVFNTVLQAVEQAGANVSIIFVPPAFAADAIMEAAEAGIKVIICITEGIPTEDMVAVKNYLSDKDVRLIGPNCPGVMTAEECKVGIMPGFIFKKGTIGIVSKSGTLTYEAVDQLTKAGLGQSTAIGIGGDPIIGTTTKEAVELLMNDPDTEAIVMIGEIGGGMEAEAARWIKADGNRKPVVGFIAGQTAPKGRRMGHAGAIVGGADDTAAAKMAIMQECGIHVVESPALIGDTMLKALGK, encoded by the coding sequence ATGAGTGTTTTAGTCAACAAAGACTCCAAAGTTATCGTCCAGGGCTTTACCGGCTCGGAAGGCAGTTTCCATGCCCAGCAGATGATTGAATACGGCACCAACGTTGTTGGGGGTGTAACACCTGGTAAAGGTGGCCAGACGCACCTTGATCGGCCCGTATTTAATACAGTTCTGCAGGCTGTCGAGCAGGCAGGCGCCAATGTTTCCATTATTTTCGTACCGCCAGCTTTTGCGGCCGATGCCATCATGGAAGCCGCCGAAGCGGGTATTAAGGTGATCATTTGTATCACTGAAGGTATCCCGACGGAAGACATGGTAGCTGTAAAAAATTACCTGTCAGACAAAGACGTTCGGCTGATTGGCCCGAACTGTCCGGGTGTCATGACGGCTGAGGAGTGCAAAGTGGGAATCATGCCTGGGTTCATCTTCAAGAAAGGTACTATCGGTATCGTTTCTAAATCCGGTACGCTGACTTACGAAGCGGTTGACCAACTGACGAAAGCGGGTTTAGGCCAGTCGACGGCTATTGGTATTGGAGGAGACCCAATCATCGGGACGACGACGAAAGAAGCCGTCGAATTGCTGATGAACGACCCTGATACGGAAGCCATCGTTATGATTGGTGAAATTGGAGGTGGTATGGAAGCCGAAGCTGCCCGCTGGATCAAAGCAGATGGCAACCGTAAGCCCGTTGTCGGCTTCATTGCAGGCCAAACGGCACCAAAAGGACGCCGGATGGGACACGCCGGAGCTATTGTTGGCGGTGCTGACGATACGGCAGCGGCCAAAATGGCGATCATGCAGGAGTGTGGCATTCACGTTGTGGAATCGCCCGCCCTCATTGGCGACACAATGCTCAAGGCATTAGGGAAATAA
- a CDS encoding DUF6962 family protein: MIFSHILSGSILAGAGVGVFWHFFGRISLFNRLLWGFFLLTTSVAALIGVLHFAGNESLEPLHRSMIVLADSLGVVCVVTAVYALLNQQTLTLISFVTTVLFGLFLFISLLLPDVRVFTPIVPSMGILILMLLAVFSLLQRNKRGLWVVLAAMMMGLATKADSFDGFIHPTDFYHYATTLALWFFGKASDWRAGISK; the protein is encoded by the coding sequence ATGATTTTTTCGCACATCCTTTCCGGCTCCATTCTGGCCGGGGCGGGCGTCGGAGTGTTCTGGCACTTTTTTGGACGCATTTCTTTGTTTAACCGGCTTCTCTGGGGTTTCTTTCTGCTGACAACCTCCGTTGCGGCCCTCATTGGCGTTCTTCATTTCGCCGGGAATGAATCACTCGAACCGCTGCATCGGTCCATGATCGTACTGGCTGATTCACTGGGTGTTGTGTGCGTTGTCACGGCAGTTTACGCTCTATTAAATCAACAGACGCTTACCCTGATTTCCTTCGTAACTACGGTGCTTTTTGGCTTGTTTCTGTTCATCAGCCTGTTGTTGCCCGATGTTCGCGTATTTACGCCAATCGTTCCTTCTATGGGAATTTTAATACTCATGTTGCTGGCTGTTTTTTCGCTTCTCCAGCGAAATAAGCGAGGGCTTTGGGTCGTTCTGGCTGCTATGATGATGGGATTGGCGACGAAAGCCGACTCATTTGACGGCTTCATTCATCCAACAGATTTCTATCATTATGCCACCACGCTGGCGTTGTGGTTTTTTGGAAAGGCATCTGACTGGCGGGCTGGAATCAGTAAGTGA